A single window of Nicotiana sylvestris chromosome 5, ASM39365v2, whole genome shotgun sequence DNA harbors:
- the LOC138868290 gene encoding uncharacterized protein has protein sequence MLVYGTEAVIPTEVEIPSLMGIQEAELDDAEWVKSRYEQLALTDGKRMNFVCHGQLYQNRMSRAFNKRVNPRKFAPGQLVLKKILLHQDEAKGKFSPNWQGQYMVHRVLIGGALILAEMDGEVWPKPINADAVKRYYI, from the coding sequence atgctggtttatggtacagaggcggtcattcccaccgaggtagaaattccctctttAATGGGCATACAAGAAGCAGAAttagatgatgcagaatgggtcaagagtcgttacgagcaatTAGCCCTCACagacggaaaaagaatgaattttgtctgtcatggtcaattatatcagaacagaatgtccagagccttcaacaagagagtcaatCCAAGGAAGTTCGCGCCAGGGCAGTTAGTATTGAAGAAGATActtctgcatcaagatgaagccaaagggaaattctctcccaattggcagggtcagTATATGGTGCATCGGGTTCTAataggaggagcccttattctcgcagaaatggacggagaagtctggccgaagcctaTCAACGCAGACGCAGTGAAGAGATACTACATTTGA
- the LOC138868291 gene encoding uncharacterized protein gives MASDFMDRFRFNTENTPDVFYIQNLRKKPTETFREYATRWRSEASKVRPALEEEQMNRFFVRAQDPQYYERLMLIEGQKFSDIIKLGERIEEGIKSGMVTNLEALQATNKDLQSGGSSKRKDVNSVMAAQRNNSPMKYQTYPSAPLTYQPTLNYQAPSPTYQIPSPAPPPTYEPASHRYSQPAPIYQAYNSQPSHYPSPPTLQNFPRPRPNFDGKPPRQYTAIAEPIDQLYQKLKTAGYVTPIPAITPENPSQWINPNKTCAYHSGMKGHTIDECRSLKDKIQNLIDNEIIITKEPAPNVRNNPLPDNKGGVIHMIEIEDDWDPKGSIGLIVEGDEPKKPTVTLNPIVVQIQPSEGDAVNVSVPLEFETPPTKAPKPIEVEFGDPRAPTPFEVTVLPPKAPIPISMTDVTPFKTNVIPWDYTAEARRKGKTYTREAIAA, from the coding sequence atggcgtctgactttatggatcggtttaggttcaacactgaGAAcacaccagatgtgttctatatccagaatctcaggaagaagcccacagagacctttcgcgagtatgctactcggtggaggtcagaagcttctaaggtcagaccggccttggaggaagaacaaatgaacaggttcttCGTCCGTGCTCAAGATCCGCAGTACTACGAGAGGCTGATGCTAATAGAGGGCCAaaagttctccgacatcatcaagttgggagaaagaattgaagaaggcatcaaaagtggtatggtcactaacctcgaggcattgcaagctaccaacaaggatttacagtctggtggctcaTCAAAGAGAAAGGATGTGAATTCTGTGATGGCTGCGCAAAGGAACAACTCCCCTATGAAGTACCAAACCTATCCCTcagctccactcacatatcaacctaccctaaattaccaagcaccatcacccacCTACCAAATTCCATCACCTGCTCCACCACCTACGTATGAACCCGCTTCacacagatattcccaacccgcacctaTATACCAAGCATATAACTCCCAGCCTTCTCACTACCCATCACCTCCTACCCTCCAAAACTTCCCTCGACCTAGACCAAACTTCGACGGCAAACCTCCTAGACAATATACCGCCATAGCCGAGCCAATTGACCAATTATATCAAAAACTCAAGACAGCTGGTTACGTTACCCCTATCCcagccataactccagaaaacccttcccaatggatcaacccaaacaagacttgcgcataccattccgggatgaagggccataccatcgacgagtgtcgctcgttgaaagacaagattcagaaCCTGATTGACAACGAGATCATTATAACAAAGGAGCCCGCTCCTAATgttcgcaacaaccctctacctgaCAATAAGGGTGGAGTCatccacatgatcgagatcgaagatgattgggaccccaaggggtcaATCGGGTTGATAGTTGAAGGAGACGAACCTAAGAAGCCAACAGTTACTCTCAATCCCATTGTTGTCCAGATTCAGCCCTCTGAGGGCGATGCGGTAAATGTGTCTGTACCACTCGAGTTTGAAACACCCCCTACAAAGGCGCCaaaaccaattgaggttgagttcggAGATCCAAGGGCGCCTACACCGTTTGAAGTTACTGTGTTACCTCCCAAGGCACCAATTCCAATCTCTATGACAGACGTAACCCCATTCAAAACAAATgttataccttgggattacactgCTGAGGCTAGAAGGAAGGGAAAGACATATACTAGGGAAGCGATTGCCGCATAG